In Leptodactylus fuscus isolate aLepFus1 chromosome 2, aLepFus1.hap2, whole genome shotgun sequence, one genomic interval encodes:
- the CFAP97D2 gene encoding uncharacterized protein CFAP97D2, with protein sequence MHRAYQPILPCGNKYLQQKWDKTYYDEHKRKVQSAKPMVDTNSPQAYVHLNLKLKKLKLEEERLSIIERDNRLLLEKMSAIMRTKGRIDNKNNYEAKSLNKEKREQELLKVSRENQTIGDRITKCEPQYRVEKWHEDWVKAEKYMDTIAKYPRGWYAIQHPEKPLSGKKTVRKESVKDVKAKTDKDGDRGSIEGIKTKKQEGVSKDNTGRIKENKDLEPKKKKEKKSKDKDQQKVSNKKEKIQASTVGKQKSEKDEEFMKHNEEDSKVLMGNNETSYYDPSKEDEAHKPEHSEMEQETDDENKGSVYSKKDSDVE encoded by the exons ATGCATAGAGCCTACCAGCCCATATTACCATGTGGTAACAAATACCTGCAACAGAAATGGGACAAAACCTACTATGATGAGCATAAAAGAAAG GTACAGTCAGCTAAACCTATGGTGGACACAAACAGTCCTCAAGCGTATGTACATCTCAACCTAAAACTGAAGAAATTAAAG CTTGAAGAGGAACGGCTGTCAATCATTGAAAGGGACAACCGACTGTTGCTGGAGAAAATGTCAGCTATCATGAGAACTAAAGGAAGAATTGACAACAAAAATAATTATGAAGCTAAAAG tttaaataaagaaaaaagagaGCAAGAATTGCTGAAAGTATCCAGAGAGAACCAGACCATTGGAGACAGAATCACAAAGTGCGAGCCGCAGTATAGAGTTGAAAAATGGCATGAAGACTGGGTAAAAGCAGAGAAGTACATGGACACCATTGCTAAATACCCAAGGGGATGGTATGCTATTCAGCACCCAGAAAAG CCTTTATCAGGAAAAAAAACTGTCAGAAAAGAGTCTGTAAAAGATGTCAAAGCAAAAACTGATAAAGATGGAGACAGAGGATCAATTGAGGGAATTAAAACTAAGAAACAGGAGGGTGTAAGCAAGGACAATACAGGGAGGATCAAGGAAAATAAGGATTTagagccaaaaaaaaagaaagaaaaaaagagcaAAGATAAAGATCAACAAAAAGTAAGCAACAAAAAAGAGAAAATCCAGGCAAGTACAGTTGGCAAACAAAAGTCAGAAAAGGATGAAGAGTTTATGAAGCATAACGAAGAGGACAGCAAGGTATTAATGGGGAACAATGAGACAAGTTACTATGATCCTAGTAAAGAAGATGAAGCTCACAAGCCAGAACACTCTGAAATGGaacaggagacagatgatgaaaaTAAGGGATCAGTTTATTCCAAGAAGGATTCAGATGTGGAATAG